In Synechococcus sp. KORDI-100, a single window of DNA contains:
- the rpsB gene encoding 30S ribosomal protein S2: protein MAVVTLAEMMEAGAHFGHQTRRWNPKMSRYIYCARNGVHIIDLVQTAVCMNNAYKWTRSAARSGKRFLFVGTKKQASEVVALEAARCGAAYVNQRWLGGMLTNWTTMKARIDRLKDLERMESSGAIAMRPKKEGAVLRRELERLQKYLGGLKTMRRLPDVVVLVDQRRESNAVLEARKLDIPLVSMLDTNCDPDLCEVPIPCNDDAVRSVQLVLGRLADAINEGRHGHHDQRGGDDADG, encoded by the coding sequence ATGGCTGTTGTCACTCTCGCCGAAATGATGGAGGCGGGTGCCCACTTTGGGCACCAGACCCGTCGTTGGAATCCCAAGATGTCGCGCTACATCTACTGCGCGCGCAATGGGGTCCACATCATCGACCTCGTCCAGACTGCGGTCTGCATGAACAACGCGTACAAGTGGACGCGCTCCGCAGCTCGAAGCGGCAAGCGTTTTCTGTTTGTGGGCACCAAGAAACAGGCCTCCGAGGTGGTTGCCCTTGAGGCGGCCCGCTGCGGTGCCGCCTATGTGAATCAACGATGGCTGGGCGGCATGCTCACCAACTGGACCACGATGAAGGCCCGGATCGACCGTCTGAAGGATCTCGAGCGGATGGAATCCAGTGGAGCCATCGCCATGCGCCCCAAGAAGGAGGGTGCAGTGCTGCGTCGGGAGCTGGAACGGCTTCAGAAATATCTGGGCGGACTGAAAACGATGCGTCGTCTGCCCGACGTTGTGGTTCTGGTGGACCAGCGCCGCGAATCCAATGCGGTGCTGGAAGCACGCAAACTCGATATTCCCCTGGTGTCGATGCTCGACACCAATTGCGATCCGGATCTCTGCGAGGTTCCCATCCCCTGCAACGACGACGCCGTGCGCTCCGTTCAGCTGGTGCTGGGACGCTTGGCAGATGCGATCAACGAAGGCCGTCACGGACATCACGACCAGCGCGGCGGCGACGACGCTGACGGCTGA
- a CDS encoding ATP-binding cassette domain-containing protein, with protein MAAVQIDQLHHAYGRGSMRREVLQGISLEIQAGEVVLLTGPSGCGKTTLLTLIGALRTVQSGRVSVLGQQLDGAGRRRRQQIRRRIGMIFQGHNLLRCLTAEQNVQMGSDLLSGLSYRSRRDEARRWLRCVGLEDQMGKLPQDLSGGQKQRVAIARALAAHPQLLLADEPTAALDGATGREVVELLRQLARDQSCAVLMVTHDPRILDVADRLLRMEDGCLLPPVE; from the coding sequence ATGGCTGCCGTTCAGATCGATCAGCTCCACCATGCCTACGGCCGCGGCTCGATGCGTCGTGAGGTTCTGCAGGGGATCAGCCTCGAGATCCAAGCCGGAGAGGTGGTGCTGCTGACAGGTCCATCCGGGTGCGGCAAAACAACGCTGCTCACCCTCATCGGTGCTCTTCGAACGGTGCAGTCAGGTCGCGTCAGCGTTCTTGGCCAGCAACTGGATGGGGCTGGGCGCCGCAGGCGTCAGCAGATTCGCCGCCGCATCGGGATGATCTTTCAGGGGCACAACCTGCTTCGCTGCCTCACCGCCGAACAGAACGTTCAGATGGGTTCGGATCTCCTCAGCGGTCTGAGCTACCGGTCCCGACGCGACGAAGCCCGACGCTGGCTGCGCTGTGTGGGCCTCGAGGACCAGATGGGCAAGCTTCCCCAAGACCTCTCCGGAGGCCAGAAGCAGCGTGTGGCGATCGCCAGGGCGCTGGCTGCCCATCCCCAACTGCTTCTGGCGGATGAACCAACCGCCGCCCTCGATGGCGCCACGGGTCGGGAGGTGGTGGAGCTGCTGCGCCAGCTGGCACGGGACCAGTCCTGTGCTGTGTTGATGGTGACCCATGACCCACGCATCCTCGATGTGGCGGATCGTCTGCTGCGCATGGAGGACGGCTGCCTTCTGCCGCCGGTTGAGTAA
- a CDS encoding biotin transporter BioY, with the protein MRALATWSGALAGLLLILLGGLLPAAIVVPLPPHLISLPATWQVPALLLCALVCGPRAGVIASVAYLSLGLTDLQVFHDGGGLHYLTDPGFGYLAGFVPAAWLTGRLSQQPGMGDLPAQTGAALAGLLILQVCGLLNLGVGQLLGRWSMPLHQLVMEYSLGPLPAQVLLCITIGLLAVLIRRLLLIEG; encoded by the coding sequence GTGCGGGCTCTCGCCACCTGGAGCGGTGCACTGGCTGGGTTATTGCTGATCCTGCTGGGAGGCCTGCTGCCTGCCGCCATCGTCGTCCCCCTCCCTCCCCATCTCATTTCGCTGCCAGCCACCTGGCAGGTTCCCGCGCTCCTGCTCTGCGCTCTGGTATGTGGCCCGAGGGCGGGAGTCATCGCCTCGGTGGCTTACCTCAGCCTTGGTCTGACGGACCTGCAGGTCTTCCATGACGGCGGAGGCCTTCACTACCTGACTGACCCAGGCTTCGGGTATCTCGCTGGATTCGTTCCTGCGGCCTGGCTGACGGGTCGCCTCAGTCAACAACCCGGCATGGGCGATCTCCCGGCACAGACCGGCGCAGCCCTCGCCGGTCTGCTGATCCTGCAGGTCTGTGGACTGTTGAATCTTGGGGTTGGGCAGCTGCTTGGCCGATGGAGCATGCCTCTTCACCAGCTCGTGATGGAGTACTCGCTGGGACCGCTGCCAGCCCAGGTGCTGCTTTGCATCACGATCGGACTGCTGGCCGTTCTGATCCGACGTCTGCTCCTGATCGAAGGATGA
- the lspA gene encoding signal peptidase II, with translation MSDRSLGRPGVLALAAIVVLVDQISKHWMSSALADGRTIQAVPGLLDFKLVFNTGAAFSVLTGSTLLLGLLSLTVAVVVVAWLWKQRRLTLWQGLAVAFLLGGTIGNGLDRWRLGYVVDFLALVPIDFPVFNAADVAINLAVICFAFDLLTARESTRRG, from the coding sequence ATGAGCGATCGATCGTTGGGACGTCCCGGGGTGCTTGCCCTGGCAGCGATTGTTGTTCTTGTGGATCAGATCAGCAAACACTGGATGTCCTCAGCACTGGCCGATGGACGCACGATCCAGGCTGTCCCTGGGCTTCTCGATTTCAAGCTGGTGTTCAACACCGGAGCCGCCTTCAGCGTGCTGACTGGATCAACCCTGCTGCTCGGCCTGCTGAGCCTCACGGTGGCGGTTGTTGTCGTGGCCTGGTTGTGGAAACAGCGGCGCCTGACCCTGTGGCAGGGACTGGCCGTGGCCTTTCTGCTCGGCGGCACCATCGGTAACGGCTTGGACCGCTGGCGTCTGGGCTATGTCGTCGACTTTCTGGCCCTTGTTCCAATTGACTTTCCGGTTTTCAACGCGGCCGACGTCGCCATCAACCTGGCCGTGATCTGTTTCGCCTTCGACCTCCTGACTGCCAGGGAGAGCACCCGTCGTGGTTGA
- a CDS encoding pitrilysin family protein, giving the protein MTALTLLLEPRRSPDVLAAKLWLPGGSSLDPLGQRGAHQLLASVMSRGCGPLDHLALADLVEGRGAGLRCEAHEDGLLISLRCASGDAADLMPLLAWMVMDPHLKPDQVMLERNLSVQALQRQREDPSQVAFDGWRQLVYGDHGYGHDPLGLADDLVRLDATQLRPLSQLTRRMPATLAIAGVWPAGLEQGIASWPGFRDWSHHHEPPSDEQPSDEQPSAASQSVAHHGVTAYSQPTETEQVVLMLGQATLPHGHPDDLALRLLRCHLGMGMSSLLFRRLREEHGVAYDVGLHHPDRRGNSPFVMHASTGADRAALTLELLAESWWELASSPLSQEDLNLARAKFRGQMAHARQTSAQLAERRVVLRGLGLPDDHDQRCLERLGELDGAELQRVAATRLNQPRLSLCGPASTLADLERQWQSHQGESA; this is encoded by the coding sequence ATGACGGCACTAACTCTGCTGCTGGAACCAAGGCGCAGCCCCGATGTGCTGGCAGCCAAGCTCTGGCTGCCAGGGGGAAGCAGCCTGGACCCGCTGGGTCAGCGAGGGGCACACCAGCTGCTGGCATCGGTGATGAGCCGGGGCTGTGGTCCCCTCGACCATCTCGCCCTGGCGGATCTGGTTGAGGGTCGCGGCGCCGGACTGCGCTGTGAGGCCCACGAGGACGGACTCCTGATCAGCCTCCGCTGCGCCAGCGGCGATGCTGCTGATCTGATGCCGCTGCTGGCCTGGATGGTGATGGATCCTCACCTCAAGCCAGATCAGGTGATGTTGGAGCGAAACCTCAGCGTGCAGGCACTTCAGCGCCAGCGTGAGGATCCCTCCCAAGTCGCCTTCGATGGTTGGCGACAGCTGGTGTACGGCGACCACGGCTATGGCCATGACCCCCTCGGCCTGGCGGATGACCTTGTCCGCCTTGATGCAACACAACTGAGGCCTCTCAGCCAGTTGACCCGACGCATGCCGGCGACCCTCGCCATCGCTGGTGTCTGGCCGGCCGGGTTGGAGCAGGGCATCGCCAGCTGGCCAGGTTTTCGCGACTGGTCTCACCATCACGAGCCGCCATCAGACGAACAGCCTTCAGATGAACAGCCATCAGCGGCATCCCAGTCGGTTGCGCATCACGGGGTCACGGCCTACAGCCAGCCGACGGAAACCGAGCAGGTTGTGCTGATGCTCGGCCAAGCCACCCTGCCCCATGGTCATCCCGACGATCTGGCACTGAGGCTTTTGAGATGCCATCTGGGGATGGGCATGTCCAGCCTGTTGTTCCGACGCCTGAGGGAAGAGCATGGCGTGGCCTACGACGTTGGCCTCCACCACCCGGACCGTCGTGGCAACAGTCCTTTTGTGATGCATGCCTCGACGGGGGCCGACCGGGCAGCACTCACGCTCGAACTGCTGGCGGAGAGCTGGTGGGAACTGGCTTCATCCCCTTTGAGCCAGGAGGATCTCAATCTGGCGCGCGCCAAGTTCAGGGGACAGATGGCCCACGCTCGACAAACCAGTGCACAACTGGCCGAACGACGGGTCGTGCTGCGCGGTCTTGGCTTGCCGGACGACCATGATCAGCGATGCCTGGAGAGGCTGGGGGAGCTTGATGGGGCAGAGCTCCAGCGCGTGGCTGCAACCCGGCTCAACCAACCCCGCCTCAGCCTCTGCGGACCCGCTTCAACGCTTGCGGATCTCGAACGCCAATGGCAAAGCCATCAGGGGGAGTCCGCCTGA
- the tsf gene encoding translation elongation factor Ts, which produces MAAVSAKLVKDLRDKTGAGMMDCKKALAATDGDSTKAIEWLRQKGIASAEKKSGRTAAEGAVGSYIHTGARVGVLLEVNCETDFVARGQMFQELVRDVAMQVAACPNVEYVSTDQIPQEIVDREKTIEMGRDDLEGKPDKMKEKIVEGRIGKRLKELALLEQPFIKDTAITVAELVKQTAGKIGENVQVRRFTRYTLGEGIEVEEADFAAEVASMQKAG; this is translated from the coding sequence ATGGCTGCCGTATCCGCCAAGCTTGTCAAAGACCTGCGCGACAAGACCGGCGCGGGAATGATGGATTGCAAGAAGGCCCTCGCGGCAACCGATGGGGATTCCACCAAGGCCATAGAGTGGCTTCGCCAGAAAGGCATCGCCAGCGCAGAGAAGAAATCGGGCCGAACGGCGGCTGAAGGAGCAGTTGGTAGTTACATCCACACCGGTGCGCGGGTTGGCGTGCTGCTCGAGGTGAACTGTGAAACCGATTTCGTCGCCCGTGGCCAGATGTTCCAGGAGTTGGTTCGTGATGTGGCGATGCAGGTGGCGGCCTGCCCCAACGTGGAATACGTCTCCACCGATCAGATCCCTCAGGAGATCGTCGATCGTGAAAAGACGATCGAAATGGGTCGGGACGATCTTGAGGGCAAGCCGGACAAGATGAAGGAGAAGATCGTCGAGGGTCGCATCGGCAAACGTCTTAAGGAACTCGCGCTGCTCGAGCAGCCCTTCATCAAGGACACCGCGATCACCGTGGCTGAATTGGTGAAGCAAACCGCCGGCAAGATCGGCGAAAACGTTCAGGTGCGGCGCTTCACCCGGTACACCCTTGGTGAAGGCATTGAGGTGGAGGAAGCCGACTTTGCCGCCGAAGTGGCCTCGATGCAGAAGGCCGGCTGA
- a CDS encoding pitrilysin family protein produces the protein MPDAPLTCLDLWCQAGSSSEQPREEGMAHFLEHMVFKGSQELPAGAFDRQIEALGGSSNAATGFDDVHFHVMIPSEQAPRALQLLLELVLHPALATEDFGTEREVVLEEIAQYADQPDERVIQALLSQGCPDHPYGRPILGAAEQLLAMTPDAMRRFHRRRYRGNHCCLAIAGPIEATLRRSIAESALADLPSTSEIQSQAALSHRNGRHEISVPRLESARFLMLWPMAAADQLSLVMGADLLTSLLGEGRRSRMVERLREQLKIAETVDMDLTVLEQGSLVTLEVCCAEQQLHAVESAVHEQLHRLDTDPVEAWELERALNLVGNGLRFALESTGQVAAMAASQTLWGRQQSLLEPLQQLERWTTDELRAELFPRLQPEEACTLIARPGTSQG, from the coding sequence ATGCCGGATGCTCCGCTGACGTGTCTTGATCTCTGGTGTCAGGCAGGAAGCAGTTCGGAACAGCCCCGGGAGGAAGGGATGGCCCACTTCCTCGAACACATGGTGTTCAAGGGGAGTCAGGAGCTGCCAGCTGGCGCCTTTGACCGCCAGATCGAAGCACTGGGGGGAAGCAGCAATGCCGCCACGGGATTCGACGACGTGCACTTTCACGTGATGATCCCGTCTGAACAGGCGCCACGTGCCCTTCAGTTGCTTCTGGAGCTGGTGCTGCATCCCGCTCTTGCAACGGAGGATTTCGGGACGGAACGGGAGGTGGTGCTCGAAGAGATCGCCCAGTACGCGGATCAACCCGACGAACGGGTGATTCAGGCATTGCTCTCTCAAGGCTGTCCGGACCATCCCTATGGACGCCCGATCCTGGGGGCAGCGGAGCAGCTTCTGGCGATGACACCCGATGCGATGAGACGCTTCCACCGCCGTCGTTATCGCGGCAATCACTGTTGTCTGGCCATCGCAGGGCCGATCGAGGCCACACTGCGGAGGAGCATTGCTGAATCAGCACTCGCGGACCTGCCATCCACCAGCGAGATCCAGTCCCAAGCGGCTCTCAGCCATCGGAACGGACGACATGAGATCAGCGTTCCGCGGCTGGAATCCGCCCGGTTTCTGATGCTCTGGCCCATGGCTGCAGCGGATCAGCTTTCTCTGGTGATGGGGGCTGACCTGCTCACCAGCCTGCTGGGGGAGGGCCGGCGCAGCCGCATGGTGGAACGACTGCGTGAGCAGCTGAAGATTGCTGAAACCGTGGACATGGATCTGACGGTTCTGGAGCAGGGAAGCCTGGTGACCCTGGAAGTGTGTTGTGCGGAGCAGCAGTTGCATGCCGTGGAGAGCGCTGTGCACGAGCAGCTGCACAGGCTGGACACCGATCCCGTGGAGGCCTGGGAGCTCGAGAGAGCACTGAACCTGGTGGGAAATGGTCTGCGATTTGCCTTGGAGTCCACTGGGCAGGTGGCCGCGATGGCCGCCAGCCAGACCCTCTGGGGACGCCAGCAGTCGTTGCTGGAGCCGCTGCAGCAACTCGAACGCTGGACGACGGACGAGCTGCGAGCTGAACTGTTCCCCAGGCTTCAGCCTGAGGAGGCCTGCACCCTGATCGCCCGACCCGGGACATCGCAGGGATGA
- a CDS encoding HlyD family efflux transporter periplasmic adaptor subunit has product MRSRQILALVVVSLAAGGSLWWISQKSSLPEPSAMAETPQRQPEEAVAALGQLEPAGEVRRLAAPRAGVAGAPRLAKVLVEEGDPISIGQVLAEFENRADLLADLEEIDAQLASLRDQIVLQERELARYRNPAASGAVSVVKVEEEQETLIRLQGQQRQAMAQRKGLLVDLDKTQLRSPIDGLVLKLHARVGERPGTDGVMEVGDSQNMQARIEVYESDIARIRLQQPVVLTSENGGFQGQLKGEVFRISPQVEQRSVLSTDPTGDADARIVEVQVRLDPADAGRVSRLSGLKLIARFEP; this is encoded by the coding sequence ATGCGTTCCCGACAGATCCTAGCCCTCGTCGTCGTCAGCCTTGCAGCGGGTGGGTCTCTCTGGTGGATCTCCCAGAAATCGTCGCTGCCGGAGCCATCAGCGATGGCTGAGACACCCCAACGCCAACCTGAAGAAGCAGTGGCGGCGCTTGGTCAGCTTGAGCCTGCGGGCGAGGTCCGGCGGCTGGCCGCCCCCAGAGCAGGCGTGGCAGGGGCACCGCGCCTGGCCAAGGTGTTGGTGGAGGAGGGTGATCCGATCAGCATCGGCCAGGTGTTGGCGGAATTCGAAAACCGGGCCGACCTGCTGGCGGACCTTGAAGAGATCGATGCCCAGCTGGCGAGTCTGCGTGACCAGATCGTGCTGCAGGAGCGCGAGCTGGCTCGCTACAGAAACCCAGCGGCATCCGGAGCTGTGTCGGTCGTCAAGGTGGAGGAGGAGCAGGAGACCCTGATCCGGCTCCAGGGTCAGCAACGGCAGGCGATGGCTCAACGCAAGGGCCTGCTGGTGGATCTGGACAAAACCCAGCTCCGTTCTCCGATCGATGGCCTCGTGCTCAAGCTTCACGCCAGGGTCGGTGAACGTCCCGGAACGGACGGCGTGATGGAGGTGGGGGACAGCCAGAACATGCAGGCGCGCATCGAGGTGTACGAATCCGACATCGCCCGGATCCGTCTGCAGCAGCCCGTCGTTCTCACCAGCGAGAACGGCGGTTTTCAGGGGCAACTCAAGGGGGAAGTGTTTCGCATCAGTCCGCAGGTTGAACAGCGCAGCGTGCTGTCCACCGATCCGACCGGCGATGCCGATGCCCGGATTGTTGAGGTCCAGGTGCGTTTGGACCCAGCCGATGCCGGTCGGGTGAGCCGCCTCTCGGGGCTCAAGTTGATCGCCCGCTTCGAGCCATGA
- the devC gene encoding ABC transporter permease DevC encodes MRCPWQGRRIPLSWLLLSRQPVRLLVALAGISFAGILMFMQLGFRDGLFDASVTVHRKFDADLVLISPRSASSVRMAGFPRRRLVQTLADPAVSGISPVHWGLMLWRNPESRRNRAILVLGFEPEDPFFVDPELSAKTDVLKQKGRILFDQLSRPEFGPIAEWYRDGRTVETEIAGNRVRVEGLVSLGTSFGADGNLLTSTETFLDLMPQKAPGSIEVGLIRLQPEADPETVLKRLQDRLPDDVMVLTKQGFIDFEQNYWKSSTAIGFIFTLGAAMGFVVGCVIVYQVLYTDVSDHLPEYATLMAMGYRLSHLLGVVLREGLYLAALGYLPAYLAGEGLYWFVRDATRLPVGMDVTRALTVLAMILVMCLMSALLAMRRLVDADPAEIF; translated from the coding sequence ATGAGGTGTCCCTGGCAGGGACGGCGCATACCTCTGTCCTGGTTGCTGCTGTCGCGCCAGCCCGTGCGTTTGCTGGTGGCCCTGGCCGGCATCAGTTTCGCTGGAATCCTGATGTTCATGCAGCTGGGATTCCGTGATGGATTGTTTGACGCCAGCGTCACGGTGCACCGCAAATTTGATGCCGATCTGGTCCTGATCAGTCCGCGTTCGGCCAGTTCGGTACGGATGGCCGGGTTCCCTCGTCGTCGACTGGTCCAGACCCTGGCTGACCCCGCCGTGAGCGGCATCAGTCCGGTGCACTGGGGACTGATGCTCTGGAGGAACCCGGAATCCCGTCGCAACCGAGCCATTCTTGTGCTGGGTTTCGAGCCGGAGGATCCCTTTTTCGTGGATCCGGAGCTCTCGGCCAAAACCGATGTGCTGAAGCAGAAGGGCCGAATCCTGTTTGATCAGCTCTCACGCCCGGAGTTCGGTCCGATTGCCGAGTGGTACCGCGACGGGCGAACGGTGGAAACAGAGATCGCCGGCAATCGCGTGCGGGTGGAAGGCCTGGTGAGCCTTGGGACCAGCTTCGGTGCGGACGGCAACCTGCTCACCAGCACGGAAACCTTTCTGGATCTGATGCCTCAGAAGGCTCCCGGATCCATTGAAGTCGGTTTGATTCGCCTGCAGCCGGAGGCTGATCCTGAAACCGTTCTCAAGCGTTTGCAGGACAGGTTGCCTGACGACGTGATGGTTCTCACGAAACAGGGGTTCATCGACTTTGAACAGAACTACTGGAAGAGCAGCACGGCCATCGGCTTCATCTTCACCCTCGGAGCAGCGATGGGTTTCGTGGTCGGTTGCGTGATCGTCTATCAGGTGCTGTACACCGATGTCAGCGACCACCTGCCCGAATACGCCACCTTGATGGCGATGGGCTACCGACTCAGTCATCTTCTCGGTGTGGTGCTGCGCGAGGGTCTGTACCTGGCAGCTCTGGGCTATCTCCCCGCCTACCTGGCCGGAGAGGGTCTGTACTGGTTTGTGCGCGACGCGACGCGCCTGCCGGTTGGGATGGATGTCACCCGTGCCCTCACGGTGCTGGCCATGATTCTGGTGATGTGCCTGATGTCAGCCCTGCTGGCCATGCGCCGGCTTGTGGATGCGGATCCTGCCGAGATCTTCTGA
- a CDS encoding phycocyanobilin:ferredoxin oxidoreductase has product MQPSITDGSEGLHPLVHALADCIRASWADLPDLQTFAVAADLESISGLLDGETLFIRNELRSCRGLRKLHLEIARLGMGLQILHCVWFPDPRFDLPIFGADVVAGPAGISAAIVDLSPVGPALPQRVSSGLLALERPRFRQERALPGWGTIFSPHVCFIRPDGEEEESMFLDLVGAYLKVLRSAVQTAEPDPADGIPTIARFEGQRQYCLQQRRNDKTRRVLEKAFTTTWADRYISELLFDDPLRPS; this is encoded by the coding sequence ATGCAGCCCTCGATCACGGACGGTTCCGAGGGATTGCACCCATTGGTGCATGCTCTGGCGGACTGCATCCGTGCCAGCTGGGCAGATCTGCCGGACTTGCAGACCTTTGCGGTGGCGGCGGATCTGGAGTCCATCAGTGGACTCCTGGATGGAGAGACGCTGTTCATTCGCAATGAGCTGCGCAGCTGTCGAGGCTTGCGGAAACTCCATCTCGAGATTGCGCGTCTTGGGATGGGTCTGCAGATCCTTCACTGCGTCTGGTTTCCAGATCCTCGCTTTGATCTGCCGATCTTCGGGGCTGATGTCGTCGCCGGACCGGCAGGGATCTCCGCCGCCATTGTCGATCTCTCTCCCGTTGGCCCTGCATTGCCGCAGCGCGTCAGCTCAGGTCTGCTGGCTCTGGAGCGGCCCCGTTTCCGGCAGGAACGGGCCTTGCCCGGCTGGGGAACCATCTTTTCCCCCCACGTCTGCTTCATCCGTCCCGATGGGGAGGAGGAGGAGAGCATGTTTCTTGATCTGGTCGGCGCCTATCTGAAGGTGCTGCGTTCAGCTGTCCAAACAGCAGAGCCTGACCCTGCGGACGGAATCCCTACGATCGCGAGGTTTGAAGGTCAGCGTCAGTACTGCCTTCAGCAACGACGCAACGACAAAACCCGGCGCGTCCTTGAAAAGGCCTTCACCACCACCTGGGCGGATCGCTACATCAGTGAACTGCTGTTCGATGACCCACTGAGACCATCCTGA
- a CDS encoding NAD(P)H dehydrogenase assembly family protein, whose product MAAIGDKLRLTQPQAYLKTADPMPMLRPPDLIGPGEIGEVVALHPLDVVAIRFRRGTFLIAADRLEPAVQADSP is encoded by the coding sequence ATGGCGGCAATTGGTGACAAGCTGCGACTGACCCAGCCGCAGGCCTACCTGAAAACGGCGGATCCGATGCCGATGCTGCGTCCGCCGGACCTGATCGGCCCTGGTGAGATCGGCGAGGTTGTGGCCTTGCATCCCCTGGATGTGGTGGCGATTCGGTTTCGGCGCGGCACCTTTCTGATCGCTGCCGATCGTCTTGAGCCTGCGGTTCAGGCGGACTCCCCCTGA
- a CDS encoding glycosyltransferase family 2 protein has protein sequence MFVSVVIPTYNRRPILEKCLDALEQQQLNGALDRYEVVVVDDGSTDGTPEWLRREQARFSHVRLIQQEHGGPAAGRNRGVSHARGNVIVFIDSDLVVTASFLACHAKALQRYWTSSGNRLAFTYGAVVNTANFDNPTEERHKLRDLSWAYFATGNVAIDRNVLETSGLFDQGFRLYGWEDLELGERLRRMNVKLIQCPEAVGYHWHPALSLEQIPRLIEVEGERARMGLVFYRKHPTRRVRFIIQYTWLHRILWELLTLGGLLNERTLRPLLRWLIRRGYPGTAMELLRLPLNRIGVRALFREASAAGVPCPLL, from the coding sequence ATGTTCGTCAGTGTCGTGATACCGACCTACAACCGCAGGCCGATTCTTGAAAAGTGTCTCGATGCCCTCGAGCAGCAGCAACTCAACGGCGCTCTCGACCGGTACGAGGTTGTGGTGGTGGATGACGGCTCCACCGACGGCACCCCGGAATGGCTGCGGCGGGAACAGGCCCGCTTCTCCCATGTGCGGCTGATCCAACAGGAGCATGGGGGACCAGCGGCCGGCCGCAATCGCGGAGTGAGCCATGCCAGAGGAAATGTGATTGTTTTCATCGACAGCGATCTGGTGGTGACAGCGTCCTTTCTCGCCTGTCATGCCAAAGCGCTCCAGCGGTATTGGACGTCATCAGGGAACCGTCTGGCCTTCACCTATGGGGCGGTCGTCAACACGGCGAATTTCGACAACCCCACCGAGGAGCGTCACAAGCTGCGGGATCTGTCCTGGGCCTATTTCGCCACCGGCAATGTGGCGATTGATCGCAACGTCCTTGAGACCTCAGGTCTGTTCGATCAGGGCTTCCGGCTGTATGGCTGGGAGGACCTGGAACTTGGCGAGAGGCTGCGTCGGATGAACGTGAAGCTGATTCAGTGTCCTGAAGCTGTCGGTTATCACTGGCATCCCGCCCTCAGCCTGGAGCAGATTCCGCGTTTGATCGAAGTGGAGGGGGAACGTGCCCGGATGGGGCTTGTGTTCTACCGCAAGCACCCGACACGACGGGTGCGATTCATCATTCAGTACACCTGGCTCCACCGCATTCTCTGGGAGCTCCTGACCCTCGGCGGTTTGCTCAATGAACGCACCCTTCGCCCGCTGCTCCGCTGGTTGATTCGTCGGGGCTATCCAGGCACCGCCATGGAGCTGCTGCGACTGCCTCTGAACCGCATCGGCGTGCGCGCTCTCTTCCGCGAAGCCAGTGCTGCTGGGGTGCCGTGCCCCTTGCTTTGA